One window of the Deltaproteobacteria bacterium genome contains the following:
- a CDS encoding tetratricopeptide repeat protein — protein MRTIVSFFFVVFLSCPALLWAEDRWEGASRDALLGADWRSVAEITRAWKEKEPDSAVAHWLAGYAGLATGDYRLATDGFGRLSKPASSTQLQAWATSLAAENPRNAVPLMLQGDALARVGKYDEALPLLDKAVNLDPQSSLAYNTRGVVRALANKRQEAMADFTEATRLSPQFADGIDNPRQSRGNLKSGLLKVAEFMAAHERPVSIQEGRPERRDKIR, from the coding sequence ATGCGGACGATTGTTAGCTTTTTCTTCGTCGTGTTCCTTTCGTGTCCCGCACTCTTGTGGGCCGAGGACAGATGGGAAGGTGCGAGCAGAGACGCACTCCTCGGAGCGGATTGGCGCTCGGTCGCCGAAATTACGCGAGCATGGAAAGAGAAAGAACCTGACTCGGCGGTTGCCCACTGGCTCGCTGGTTATGCAGGATTAGCCACTGGCGACTATCGACTGGCAACTGATGGTTTCGGACGTTTGAGCAAGCCCGCAAGCTCCACCCAACTCCAAGCATGGGCAACTTCGCTGGCGGCTGAGAATCCCCGCAATGCTGTGCCCCTTATGCTCCAAGGTGATGCCTTGGCTCGGGTCGGGAAATACGATGAAGCCCTTCCTCTCCTGGATAAAGCAGTCAATCTCGATCCTCAATCTTCCCTGGCCTACAACACGCGCGGGGTTGTCAGAGCTTTAGCGAACAAGCGGCAGGAGGCGATGGCGGATTTTACTGAGGCCACGCGTTTGTCTCCCCAATTTGCCGATGGTATTGATAATCCCCGGCAAAGCCGGGGGAATTTGAAGAGTGGGCTGCTCAAAGTGGCTGAATTTATGGCCGCGCACGAGCGGCCTGTGAGCATCCAGGAGGGCCGTCCCGAGAGAAGGGACAAGATCCGATAA
- a CDS encoding ribbon-helix-helix protein, CopG family, with the protein MKTAIALPDSLYAEAGRLAQRLGKSRSQLYKDALAEYLARHDSEAITQQMNRVCREVDSHPDPAWSAVARHMLERSEWQ; encoded by the coding sequence ATGAAGACAGCGATTGCACTTCCCGACTCTCTCTACGCTGAGGCCGGACGGCTCGCACAGCGATTGGGCAAATCCCGCAGCCAGCTCTACAAAGATGCCCTGGCGGAATATCTTGCGCGTCACGACTCTGAGGCGATCACTCAGCAGATGAACCGAGTGTGTAGAGAAGTGGATTCACACCCTGACCCCGCGTGGTCGGCAGTTGCCCGCCACATGCTTGAACGTAGCGAATGGCAGTGA
- a CDS encoding type II toxin-antitoxin system VapC family toxin yields the protein MIGFLLDTDHVSLQERGHLPLLTRLRVQPPEALSVSIVTVQESVRGRLALLSRQLPSDQLLLAYAKLQQTVQFFSTVPVLAFDRRCLEQYDALRSQGVRIGTLDLRIAATALVHKLTMVTRNTKDFARVPGLQIEDWAEN from the coding sequence ATGATTGGCTTTCTGCTCGACACCGATCATGTCAGCTTACAGGAACGTGGACACCTACCGTTACTCACCCGGCTGCGGGTACAGCCACCAGAAGCACTGAGCGTTAGTATTGTCACTGTGCAAGAATCCGTGCGAGGGCGGTTAGCGTTGCTGAGCCGTCAGCTTCCTTCTGACCAACTTCTCCTGGCCTACGCCAAGCTCCAACAGACGGTGCAGTTCTTTAGTACAGTGCCCGTTCTCGCATTTGATCGCCGCTGTCTGGAGCAATATGACGCTCTTCGTTCTCAGGGTGTTCGCATTGGCACACTCGATTTGCGTATCGCCGCCACAGCATTGGTCCACAAGCTCACAATGGTGACGCGTAATACCAAAGACTTTGCGCGTGTCCCCGGCCTCCAAATAGAAGACTGGGCAGAGAACTGA
- the ald gene encoding alanine dehydrogenase — translation MKIGIPKEIKAEETRVAITPSGVAALNAHGHELLIEHSAGHGSSIADEQYQAAGARLLPSAAAVWEQADMILKVKEPLSTEYPFFRPGLILFTYLHLAAEERLTRQLMETGVTALGYETLQLNDGSLPLLAPMSEVAGRLAIQVGAWCLQAQNGGRGVLLSGASGVKPAYVVILGAGIAGANACQVAVGVGAQVSILDINPARLRYVHDILGGHVTTVMSNRANIEEEVTAADLVISSVLVPGARAPKLLSRSLFRSMKPGAAFVDISIDQGGSAETSRPTAHHDPIYREEGVVHYCVTNMPAIVPHTSTYALTNVTLSYALELADKGIRALHDNPALRHGLNTHKGQVMHPGVAAAFNLPCGALEESITEAV, via the coding sequence ATGAAAATTGGCATTCCCAAAGAAATCAAAGCAGAAGAAACCCGCGTAGCGATCACTCCGAGTGGAGTCGCCGCGCTCAACGCGCATGGTCATGAGTTACTGATCGAACACTCCGCCGGGCACGGCAGCAGCATTGCTGACGAGCAGTATCAAGCTGCCGGCGCACGGTTGCTACCTTCGGCAGCCGCTGTGTGGGAACAAGCCGACATGATCCTCAAGGTGAAAGAGCCGTTATCAACAGAGTATCCTTTCTTTCGCCCTGGGCTCATACTCTTCACCTATTTGCATCTGGCCGCCGAGGAACGGTTGACTCGACAGCTCATGGAGACCGGAGTCACCGCGCTCGGCTACGAAACGCTCCAACTGAATGACGGCTCCTTGCCCCTCTTAGCCCCGATGAGCGAAGTGGCAGGACGGTTAGCTATTCAAGTCGGTGCGTGGTGTCTGCAAGCGCAGAATGGCGGTCGCGGTGTGCTGCTCAGCGGTGCCTCCGGCGTCAAACCGGCATATGTGGTGATTCTCGGGGCTGGGATTGCTGGAGCCAATGCGTGTCAGGTGGCGGTCGGCGTCGGCGCACAAGTCAGCATTCTCGATATCAATCCGGCCCGGTTACGTTATGTCCACGACATTCTTGGCGGCCACGTGACCACGGTTATGTCCAATCGCGCCAACATTGAAGAAGAAGTGACTGCCGCCGATCTGGTGATTAGCTCAGTGCTCGTGCCTGGAGCCCGCGCACCGAAGCTGCTCAGCCGCTCGCTGTTCCGCAGTATGAAACCCGGTGCGGCATTCGTCGATATTTCCATCGATCAAGGCGGCAGCGCAGAAACCTCACGCCCGACTGCTCATCACGATCCCATTTACCGCGAAGAAGGCGTCGTGCATTACTGCGTCACCAACATGCCAGCCATCGTGCCCCACACCTCCACGTATGCGCTGACCAACGTCACCCTGTCCTACGCATTGGAGTTGGCCGACAAAGGCATACGTGCACTGCATGACAATCCAGCGCTACGTCACGGTCTCAACACTCACAAAGGGCAGGTCATGCATCCCGGCGTCGCCGCCGCGTTTAACCTTCCCTGCGGCGCGCTGGAGGAGTCGATTACCGAGGCGGTGTGA
- a CDS encoding DUF433 domain-containing protein: MRRVEAVKASNHPYVERKKKVCGGRPVIRGTRFPVSSIVWNHKLGFTVEEILREFPHLTPAQVYDALSYYSDHQPEIEEEIRQAHDLDAWMEKYPPTLKVKRGRHSAVSR; the protein is encoded by the coding sequence ATGCGTCGCGTAGAAGCTGTCAAAGCAAGTAACCATCCTTACGTTGAACGCAAAAAGAAGGTGTGCGGTGGTCGCCCCGTCATTCGCGGCACTCGTTTCCCGGTGAGTTCCATTGTGTGGAATCACAAGCTCGGTTTCACGGTTGAGGAAATTCTGCGGGAGTTTCCCCATCTCACGCCAGCTCAGGTGTATGATGCCCTCTCCTATTACTCCGATCATCAACCTGAAATCGAAGAAGAGATTCGCCAAGCGCATGACCTCGACGCCTGGATGGAGAAATACCCTCCCACGCTCAAGGTGAAACGTGGCCGCCATTCGGCTGTATCTCGATAG
- a CDS encoding LLM class F420-dependent oxidoreductase: MDIGTLTTATAQSGDLAEVARQTEALGFDSLWIPEHPVIPVARQTPFPGARDGALPDHYNRWADPFIALTVVATATKRIKLGTGICLLPERDPLVTAKVIASLDLYSGGRVILGVGAGWLKEETEVMGARFGSRWKRMRETVEAMRVLWTQREAAYEGELVRFPAVRCEPKPVQRLYPPVLLGAHGPKALERVARTYDGWFPLMHSVSAFARDMVTLRKLTQEAGRNPDTLQVTVIVDPDNGGPSLDDMKRLRDAGASRLVLFSQKIGVDAADGQALEILKRLAPKVELGQKV, encoded by the coding sequence ACAACGGCAACGGCGCAAAGCGGCGACCTCGCCGAAGTGGCGCGGCAAACTGAAGCCTTGGGCTTCGATTCTTTGTGGATTCCCGAGCACCCGGTGATTCCTGTGGCGCGGCAGACGCCATTCCCGGGTGCTCGCGACGGCGCATTGCCGGACCATTACAATCGCTGGGCTGACCCGTTTATTGCCTTGACTGTGGTGGCGACGGCCACGAAGCGCATCAAGCTCGGAACCGGTATTTGCTTACTGCCGGAGCGCGATCCGCTGGTGACCGCCAAGGTCATCGCTAGCCTTGACCTGTATTCCGGCGGACGGGTCATTCTCGGCGTGGGTGCGGGTTGGCTCAAAGAAGAGACCGAAGTGATGGGTGCCCGGTTTGGATCTCGTTGGAAGCGCATGCGCGAGACCGTGGAGGCGATGCGCGTGCTGTGGACGCAACGTGAAGCCGCCTATGAAGGGGAACTGGTGCGATTCCCCGCTGTACGCTGCGAACCCAAACCCGTCCAGCGTCTGTATCCTCCGGTGTTACTTGGTGCACACGGGCCGAAAGCCCTAGAACGGGTCGCCCGCACCTACGATGGTTGGTTTCCGCTGATGCACAGTGTCTCGGCGTTCGCGCGCGACATGGTGACGCTGAGAAAACTGACGCAGGAGGCTGGACGCAATCCCGACACTCTGCAAGTGACTGTGATTGTCGACCCCGACAACGGCGGGCCGTCGCTCGACGATATGAAGCGTCTCCGCGATGCCGGGGCGAGTCGGCTGGTGTTGTTCTCGCAAAAAATCGGCGTCGATGCCGCTGACGGTCAGGCATTGGAGATTCTCAAGCGCTTAGCCCCGAAGGTCGAACTGGGGCAGAAGGTGTGA
- a CDS encoding type II toxin-antitoxin system PemK/MazF family toxin encodes MTQGEIWWADLPDPTGSGLGFRRPVVIVQGEALNRSHIATVVCVPLTSNLQWADAPGNVLLRAPSTGLPKDSVANVSQIIALDRTLLGEQVGRISRRQVEQVLAGIELILRR; translated from the coding sequence GTGACGCAGGGCGAGATCTGGTGGGCGGATTTACCGGACCCGACCGGGTCCGGCCTTGGCTTTCGGCGACCGGTGGTCATTGTGCAAGGGGAGGCGTTGAATCGTAGTCACATCGCCACAGTGGTGTGTGTTCCTCTGACCAGCAATCTCCAGTGGGCTGATGCCCCAGGTAACGTTCTGCTGCGTGCGCCGAGCACTGGTCTCCCGAAGGACTCGGTCGCCAACGTCTCACAGATTATTGCGCTCGACCGAACTTTGCTCGGCGAGCAAGTCGGGCGGATTTCTCGACGGCAGGTTGAGCAAGTCTTGGCAGGGATTGAGCTGATTCTTAGGCGTTAG
- a CDS encoding putative addiction module antidote protein, translating to MAHKQPTYHEDLLERLKDPAYAVEYLEAALEERDMPEVFLLALRNVAEARGMARIAREANLNRENLYAMLSERGNPVLSSLYAILDALGLRLSISRKQAA from the coding sequence ATGGCGCACAAACAACCAACCTACCACGAAGATCTTCTTGAGCGTCTGAAAGACCCGGCGTACGCTGTCGAATACCTTGAGGCGGCGTTGGAGGAGAGAGATATGCCCGAGGTTTTTCTGTTGGCACTGCGCAATGTGGCTGAAGCCCGAGGAATGGCGCGCATCGCGCGGGAGGCGAACCTCAATCGTGAGAATCTCTATGCGATGCTCTCGGAGCGTGGCAATCCGGTCCTCAGCAGCCTCTATGCGATTCTTGACGCACTCGGCCTGAGGCTCTCTATCTCACGGAAGCAGGCTGCATAA